From Alteromonas australica, one genomic window encodes:
- a CDS encoding efflux RND transporter periplasmic adaptor subunit, which yields MIKDTSSQDVVVKQQRRRTPWIVFSVCVIAIVCMGYVAVSAPPAAISVAKSSLKVHKVSKGDLVRDIVTTGKIIAANAPQVYSPEQGYVLLKVTPGDFIEVGDTVAIVDSPELQSNLKQEQLVLASLRSDLARQQLDVRRQTLLLNKQADLAKVELDAAMREDKRASLSIQNHLISQIDFEEAQDNLARAKVTHKHALAEIELATDTLAFELKTTEEKVARQELVVVELARQLANLQIKATVSGVVGNVRIQPNALVAKNELLMTLVDLSAYEAQLNVAESYAGDLGIGMDVELTMGGQTVLGTLVSISPEVVERQVTARVRFPENSVQSIRQNQQVSARILLENKTDVLKVARGSFLQAGGHTAYLVNGDVAERVAIQIGATSMREIEILGGLNEGDEIVISNYEKFNQAPSVLLR from the coding sequence ATGATTAAGGATACAAGTAGTCAAGATGTCGTGGTAAAGCAGCAGCGTCGCCGCACGCCTTGGATAGTTTTTAGTGTGTGTGTGATTGCCATTGTCTGCATGGGGTACGTGGCCGTTTCTGCGCCTCCTGCGGCTATTTCTGTAGCGAAATCCTCATTAAAAGTACACAAGGTGTCAAAGGGCGACTTGGTCCGAGATATTGTGACCACGGGCAAAATAATTGCCGCTAACGCGCCGCAGGTTTATAGCCCAGAGCAAGGCTATGTGTTACTCAAAGTGACCCCCGGGGATTTTATTGAAGTGGGAGACACTGTGGCCATTGTTGACTCCCCTGAATTGCAAAGCAACCTGAAACAGGAGCAACTGGTACTTGCAAGCTTACGCAGCGATCTCGCCAGACAGCAATTGGATGTTAGGCGTCAAACGTTACTACTTAACAAGCAGGCAGATTTGGCAAAAGTTGAACTTGATGCAGCAATGCGTGAAGACAAACGGGCGTCCTTATCCATTCAAAACCACCTTATTAGCCAAATTGATTTTGAAGAGGCACAAGATAATTTAGCGCGAGCGAAAGTGACCCACAAGCATGCGCTTGCCGAAATTGAATTGGCAACCGATACCCTGGCTTTTGAGCTTAAAACCACCGAAGAGAAAGTGGCTAGGCAGGAGCTAGTGGTAGTAGAACTAGCCCGTCAATTGGCCAATTTGCAGATAAAGGCCACTGTGTCTGGCGTGGTGGGGAATGTGCGTATTCAACCCAATGCCCTGGTTGCCAAAAACGAATTACTCATGACACTAGTGGACCTTTCCGCCTATGAAGCACAGCTTAATGTGGCCGAAAGCTACGCGGGCGATCTTGGTATTGGCATGGACGTCGAGCTCACCATGGGAGGGCAAACAGTACTTGGTACCCTGGTTTCTATTTCGCCAGAGGTGGTAGAACGACAAGTCACAGCAAGGGTTCGCTTTCCTGAGAACAGTGTGCAATCTATTCGCCAAAATCAGCAGGTATCTGCTCGCATTCTGCTGGAAAACAAAACAGATGTATTAAAGGTGGCGCGAGGTAGCTTCTTGCAGGCAGGGGGACATACGGCCTATTTAGTGAATGGCGATGTAGCTGAACGTGTGGCTATTCAAATAGGGGCAACCAGTATGCGCGAAATAGAGATTTTAGGTGGCCTGAATGAAGGCGACGAAATAGTCATTTCTAATTATGAAAAATTCAACCAAGCGCCTTCGGTGCTGTTACGCTAA
- a CDS encoding ABC transporter ATP-binding protein — translation MLTMHNVGKIYQTDSVQTHALRDFSLTVNEGEFIAVTGPSGSGKTTFLNIAGLLEPFTSGQYTLDGIDIGGLSDNQRADIRNQKIGYIFQGFNLIPDLNIYENVEVPLRYRGVPAKERKVRILECLEQVGLASRARHLPQQLSGGQQQRVAIARALAGKPRFLLADEPTGNLDTLMARQVMELLEEINQNGATIVMVTHDPELARRAPRNIQVVDGELADLTFYQGKPATSASAPEKSAHESVVGG, via the coding sequence ATGTTAACCATGCACAACGTAGGCAAGATATATCAAACAGACAGTGTACAAACCCATGCATTAAGAGACTTTTCTCTTACGGTGAACGAAGGCGAATTTATTGCGGTAACAGGGCCATCGGGTTCGGGGAAAACCACCTTTTTAAATATTGCAGGGTTATTAGAACCCTTTACGTCAGGGCAATATACATTAGACGGTATAGACATTGGTGGTTTGTCTGATAATCAGCGCGCGGATATCCGAAACCAAAAAATAGGCTATATTTTTCAGGGTTTTAACCTAATTCCTGATTTAAATATTTACGAAAATGTGGAAGTGCCTTTGCGATACCGTGGAGTACCAGCAAAAGAACGTAAAGTGCGAATTTTAGAATGTTTAGAACAGGTGGGGCTAGCTAGCCGCGCCAGGCACTTACCTCAGCAGCTATCTGGTGGGCAACAACAACGGGTGGCGATAGCCAGAGCGCTCGCCGGAAAACCCCGTTTTTTGCTGGCAGATGAGCCTACGGGTAATTTAGATACCCTTATGGCGCGCCAAGTTATGGAGTTATTAGAAGAGATTAACCAAAATGGCGCCACTATCGTTATGGTCACCCACGACCCTGAATTGGCCCGTAGAGCCCCTCGCAACATTCAAGTGGTAGACGGGGAATTGGCCGATTTAACCTTTTATCAAGGGAAGCCAGCAACGTCTGCCTCAGCCCCTGAAAAAAGTGCCCATGAAAGCGTAGTGGGAGGCTAA
- a CDS encoding ABC transporter permease — MFLHYIDLSIRSIKSTPVISVLMVFAIAIGIGLTMTSLSVFHMMSMDPIPHKSQAIHFPQLNIMDEGGEWHTDDNIPYQLTYQDAINLYNADAGFPRSPSFRSGFSVHLNTPDVKPTMEPARLVYQEFFSIFERPFIFGAPWSKEEQQSKPYVVVISESINNRLFNGQNSVGKSIYLDNKSYRIVGVVEDWDHHIKYYDLNNGAFNSPEKLYVPFSIAPLEEIGTWGNTNGWKHETLNGYQSLLQSELVWVQFWVQLNTAAEKEAFSALIMAYMEDQQSKGRFNRDNLQYALRNVTEWLKYNQVVSEDNRILVGLSFMFLLVCVANILGLLLAKFLKRAPEVGVRRALGASKKHIFAQHIVEVSVIGLAGGILGIVIAQLGLWGVRTTNRYYEALATMDVSMLLAAPTIALMASFIAGLYPAWLVCRTQPAIYLKSQ, encoded by the coding sequence ATGTTTCTTCACTATATCGATTTAAGCATCAGAAGTATCAAGAGTACGCCTGTAATCAGCGTATTAATGGTGTTTGCCATTGCAATAGGTATTGGCTTAACCATGACAAGCCTTTCTGTGTTTCACATGATGTCGATGGATCCTATCCCTCACAAAAGTCAGGCCATTCATTTTCCTCAGTTAAACATTATGGATGAAGGCGGCGAATGGCATACAGATGATAATATTCCTTACCAACTGACTTATCAGGATGCCATAAACCTCTACAACGCAGACGCAGGCTTTCCTAGAAGCCCGAGTTTTCGCAGTGGGTTTTCGGTACACCTAAATACCCCTGACGTTAAGCCCACCATGGAACCTGCCCGTCTTGTTTATCAAGAGTTTTTCTCTATTTTTGAGCGGCCCTTCATTTTTGGGGCGCCTTGGTCGAAGGAAGAACAACAAAGCAAACCCTATGTCGTGGTTATTTCCGAATCCATTAACAACCGCTTATTCAATGGCCAGAACTCAGTGGGCAAATCCATCTATTTAGACAATAAAAGCTATCGTATTGTCGGTGTGGTTGAAGACTGGGATCACCACATTAAGTATTACGACTTAAATAACGGTGCGTTTAATAGCCCAGAAAAACTTTATGTGCCTTTTTCTATTGCGCCTTTAGAAGAAATAGGGACGTGGGGAAATACCAATGGGTGGAAACACGAAACCTTAAATGGCTACCAAAGCTTATTGCAATCTGAATTGGTCTGGGTGCAATTTTGGGTACAGCTTAATACGGCGGCCGAAAAAGAAGCGTTTAGTGCGCTGATAATGGCCTATATGGAAGATCAGCAATCGAAAGGCCGGTTTAATCGCGATAACTTGCAATACGCCCTTCGTAACGTCACCGAATGGTTAAAATACAATCAGGTGGTCTCAGAGGACAATCGTATTCTCGTTGGCTTGAGCTTTATGTTCTTGCTTGTCTGTGTGGCGAATATATTGGGCTTATTACTGGCTAAATTTCTAAAACGAGCGCCTGAGGTTGGCGTACGCCGCGCCCTTGGCGCCAGTAAGAAGCACATATTTGCGCAGCATATTGTGGAAGTGTCTGTTATTGGCTTAGCCGGTGGCATTTTGGGTATTGTGATTGCGCAACTTGGTCTGTGGGGCGTTCGTACTACCAACAGATATTATGAAGCCCTAGCTACCATGGATGTCTCTATGCTGTTAGCGGCGCCTACCATTGCCTTAATGGCAAGTTTCATAGCGGGTTTGTACCCTGCATGGCTGGTGTGTAGAACCCAACCTGCCATTTACCTCAAAAGCCAATAG